Sequence from the Ailuropoda melanoleuca isolate Jingjing unplaced genomic scaffold, ASM200744v2 unplaced-scaffold73595, whole genome shotgun sequence genome:
TACCATCAAGTCTGAATCATCCCTGCATATCCCCATGTACTATGTTCTGTACATGCTGACATTGGCAGACACGGGGCTTGCCCTTTGTACTTTGCCCTCTATGCTAGGCATATTCTGGTTTAACTTTAAGTCCATTGCCTTTGATATCTGCCTTGNGCACCTTCTCCGCCACTGAATCTGGCATGCTGGTGGCCATGGCCTTTGATTGGGTGGTAGCCATCTGGAACCCGCTCAGGTATGGCACCATCCTAACCAATGGTGTGGTCTGGAGAACAGGAGCAGTCATCCTGACAAGGGCAGTCTGTGTGGTCTTCCCTGTGCCTTTCCTTATCAAAAGACTTCCCTTCTACTGCTCCaacatcctctcccactccttctgcctccACCAAGACGTCATGCGCCTTGCCTGTGCCAGCACCCGGGTCAACATTCTCTATGGCCTTATTGCTGTCATCTTCACAAAGGGTTCTgactcc
This genomic interval carries:
- the LOC117800664 gene encoding LOW QUALITY PROTEIN: olfactory receptor 51H1-like (The sequence of the model RefSeq protein was modified relative to this genomic sequence to represent the inferred CDS: inserted 2 bases in 1 codon) — translated: IKSESSLHIPMYYVLYMLTLADTGLALCTLPSMLGIFWFNFKSIAFDICLXXTFSATESGMLVAMAFDWVVAIWNPLRYGTILTNGVVWRTGAVILTRAVCVVFPVPFLIKRLPFYCSNILSHSFCLHQDVMRLACASTRVNILYGLIAVIFTKGSDSLSILLSYVFILQTVMAIASGEGRLKALNTCVSHICAVLIFYVPVIGXVPLIGVSVIHRFGKHLSPLTHALMDNAYLLVPPVLNPIVYTVKTKEI